Within the Papaver somniferum cultivar HN1 unplaced genomic scaffold, ASM357369v1 unplaced-scaffold_132, whole genome shotgun sequence genome, the region gcatgaagtataaatgtcgcttagcaaaaatagatgcgaaaggcaagaattgaacccgcgacctgctacttgcatattctcgcaccataccaactatgctaaccctctcttgcgaaataatcaaagttcttgtgaagtaatcaaattccaactgtgtgagaggcaattctgtataaatttcgcgtaacaaaaataaacatgcgagaagcaagaattgatcccgcgacctgctgcttgcattcatgcctcctaaccaactgtgcaagcttcttctttgcgaaatatctctgcgaaattatcatcaactctcttctgtgtgaaataatcaaagaaatatctgtgcgaaaaaatacgcatgtgttgggacttgatcacacgaccatgaactcattaacttcgcagatgactaATTGTGTTGCCTCTTTTTttcgaaataatgaaacaatattgcgaaattattcattttttcgctctctgtaaaaaagaacaaaactatgtacgcaggcgaattcgaacttgcgaccacgaacacacatacttctctctggaccaattgtgcaagaacctctccgcataacttttttccttattcttttattcttccatgcaaatgagaagaaaatgaaaaatatgtgtctctgcgaattcgaacccgtgacctatttgttgttcgctcaaccTTAAACCATCTGTGTGAATTttgtttgtgacagaaattacaGCGCCTGCCTCTTATCTTATCTCCGTATTTCCCttgtttcttctcctgaacatgaaaatcttccactgaaacttccattttttccttaaatttcaccacaacaactaatttttttctctcactcttttcatgtctttgaattgttgatgatgtttactccctgaaagtgtgatttcttccatgaaatttccatttttgaacttaaactttgtagatctaaaaaaatatgaacagtagttaatcttcatggaaacttcttgaaccaacaagctacaggagggataaatcctttactcctccctgtttctagcgccaaaatgtagttgcaacacaccccttgtattatcatgactatgatttctagatgtaaacttatttgatatgaaaataaagattaagataaaaataatgaaaatagaaaataagacacaagacttacgtggttcgatcaatatgatctacatccacggggttagggatcttcactatgattgtttgtaattacatatggattacaattgagactccattaatgagtatttggagctcttggttgaagaaggaagaagaagataataatacaaattctgctctctctctctctacaaatgtgtcctccctctctcatcctaaaatgtgtatccctttctgattattattatttctctctcttgcctttctctttatataggatattacatagtggatgacagctcatatgtagtggattaCAACTCATATTATCTTAGGCTCTCGCTACGTTCTCTCAGGTTCTtgctacattctcgcgagatcttactattgtgcgatatttggatcctacatacACCTATTAATTCGAACAGATGTGTTGTTATCCGGTTTATGATGATCACAGATTCACAATCCTGTACAATAATAGTACTTCGCATCTTCTCACTTTATGCAACAGAAAAGAATCCTTTACACAtgataaaatccaagataaagtTTACGTATAATCCATTAACGAAGAAATTAAGTTTGATTAGATATAAAAATTATAAATTATTAAGATTCAATTGTGATATGGGTTAACTTATAATCGCTTAATtcctaaaaaagaaaataagtataaattattttagggtttgattatTCACAGCGTATTGTGTTTACGCTTGGTCATGGAGGGATCTAAACCGTCCTCCACTGCTTACGATTATACCTTATTAGATGAAATTAAAGTTAAATTGTGACCGCTCGTAATGGGACTTAGTCTCTGTTCCAgcgaacaaaaacaaaaccattATGTTTGTCCTGTTATTGTCCGAGTTCCATTTTAGAGATTTTTGGTAATTGAAATCCCAACTTCTCAGGAAAAATATACTCCGTATTGTAGTTAAGAGTGTGTAGCGGATCGATGATGTGTGTGTGTTATTTTGGTTAGCCGTGTGTTTAGCAGGGATAAATGTGTCCGAGTTAAAAAATGTATTGAACTCGTCCTAGTTAACGAGTCAAGTACGATTTTTGCACTCCTCAGATCCATTTTTGCTCTCCATCTAACAAAAATCAATCTCTTCACCTCTAATAGGTGTTGATAGGACAAGAGGAGATGACAAGTAGGCTTTAACGTTTTCAAGAGCTAGCTGGCATTTTTCATTCCAATTAAAGTCTTGTTTCTTGAGAAGTAAGTTAAACAACGACCTTCACTTGTCCGACAGTCTTGAAATGAATCTGTTTAGTGCTACCAGTTTTCCTGTCAACTGTTGTATTTCCTTCTTGCGAGTTAGAGGTTTCATTTCCAAAATTTCTCTGAGTTTTAGTGGTTCAACTTCAGTTCATTTTCTTGTGACCATAAAGCCTAGTAATTTCCCACTTTGGACTCCAAAAGTACATTTTGAAGGGTTGATCTTCATGTTGTACTTCCTGAGGATAGTGAAAGTCTTGATCATATCTTTTGTATGATCTTCTGGTTCTTTGCTCTTTACGACCATGTCATATATGTAGCATTTCATTATGCTTCCTATGAGGTATTTGAACATCTTGTTGGTCATTCTCGGATAAGTCAATCATGCATTCTTTAGGCCGAATGTCGTTGCTTTGAAACAATATAGTCCATTATCTATGATGAATgtaatatgtttttcttcttctggatTCATTGGTATATGATTGTAACTTGAGTATCCATTCATAAAGAATAGCCTGTTGTATCCTAGGACAACTTCTACCGTTATGTCTATGTCTGGAAGAGGGTAACTGTATTTGGGGAATACTTTATTTAAGTTTGTAAAGTGTGTGCATATTCTTACTTTGACGTTCTTCTTCATTAAGACCACAATATTTGATATCCAGTCCGGATATTTGCATTCTCTTATTATCTTTGTTTGCAACATTCTTTGAACATTTGCTTGGATTGCATCATACAGTTTGTCTTTtaccttctttttattttgtttcataGGCGTGAAGTCTGGGATAGTATTTAGAGAGTGGCAGGAAATACTTGGATTGATTCCTACCATATCTGACATTTTCCATGCGAAGATGTCTgcattttccttaaggaattgttGTAAGTTCCTATTTTCTTCATCCGTGAGATCTTTTCCCATGTATGTTATTTTCGGCTTGTCATCCAAACCCATATTTACTTCTTCTAGCAACTCAACTACTTCTTATTTACATTCTCTGTCTAGTCGGTTAACCAGATCCTTTTGTGCTTCGGGATTTACCGTTAGAATATGTTGGTTATACTGCTGCTTTGGCTGCCAATTAATTGAGTTTCGCTTCGTCTTTCAGTAGCTTTGAAAATTTCCCTAGAAGATTTAATTATTATCCTCTTGAACCTTCATGTGGGTCTTCCTACTGGGTAAGGGATAGAACAACTAACTCTTTTGACACATCCAGGTTGTCTTTGACCACGTATTTACCTTTGTCATAAACTTCAACTTTTGGTGATATGTTGAGGGTATAACTTGCATTTCATGGATTCAATCGCATCCCAGGATGACATTGTATGGTGACCTGGTGTTGAGAACTAAGAAGGCCACGTTTTTTTTTATTAGGTCGGGTTCTACTGTAAGAGTAATTTCTCCCTTAGGATAGTCTTTGAGCCGTTAAAGCCCACAATAGATGAGCAATTACTTTTCAGGATGCCATCTCGTGTCAGCTTCATCTTCTTGAAGATAAATGATGTCACAAGTGAACCCTTGATCAATCAGGATCTTACGATAATCCCAGCCGTCTATGATAAGCTCAACCACCAATACGTTAGAATGTGGGAATGTTACCCCAGCTAGGTCCTTTTTTGTGAATCTTATGTCATATGGTGGTAAAAGCAATCCTTCGCAGCTCGGGTGAAGACCTATGACATTTACTTCAAGATACTTTCTTTTTCTATCAGTGAGGTCTTGCGGTAGGTCTGCCTCAGCCTTTGGTGTTATATGTATCATATTAATACATCCTTTTACTTGTACTGCTGGAGACTTCCCGTTGTTTCCTTGCTCTTGGAGTATGAATTCTGTCACACCTCCTTCTCGTGCCATGCTTTTTATGAACCTTATTAAGTTTTTCCAGTTATCGGTGAGATGTTTGTTTGTTTCATACAACTAATGTATACCATCTTTTCGATACATTGATCATAGATAACGATCAAGTCATCTTATACTAGAGTCATGTAAACAAAATTCGCATGTTATATGTATTTTTCAATGAATACGACTATAAGAACTAGATATAAATTAAACAACCGTGTTCAGTAGTTTTTAGTCTCAgtctgaaggatgatgtcttcgtttgttatttagttcttcgtcttcaaattttcaaaaGTAACTAGAGTATTGTCTCTACACTTATAAGTCCTAAAGTCTAACCTAATGAAATTGTCGTAGTAAACAATTCAAGCAGTGGATTCTGGcatctaaacttgacataccaactcatATTTGGGTCAACCGAGCAATATTATAATCGAATATATGCAATCCACACATGTGTTTCCTAGTTAGTAACGTTACTATAGAAATTTATGTATGTATCAAACAATTCGGTTCGATATAACACCGAACACTCTCAGACTGATACCCACTATATATCCTGGATCCTTTCCAACATGTACAGATTTGTACCAACTGACCATTACCATATTATCAAATACAACATATCGTGGATCAGAGAGGCGAATATCAATTTTGGAAAGTATTTTCAATATTATTATTCCCTAAAATTATAATTTCCTATATTTTATCTTTCTTTGCATCTAGAATTTATGTTCTTCCCTTGATTAAAGGAGACAAGTTTTATCTCTCGTTCATATCAGCCACCAAAATCATTAATTAACAACTTTATTTCCTCTTTTtactctctttctttctttcccttcttttgttttacttgtttttacaaaaaaaaaaaaaattattttcttgttcaatagccattaatcatttaaaaaaataaataaaaatagggcTCACAAAACTCTCTTAGTcattgtttttctcttttttttttcttctttgtttttcttttcgatcACCTGGGTTAAAAGTATTTCCCAGTTAATCACAGAAAAGAGAAACAATCAACGCTAAAGACAATGGTAATCAAGGTAATATTATGGGTATTTATGGTCATGATGAGTACAACATATATAGGGAAAACAGAAGGTTATCTTTGTTATTGGGATTGCGTAGATGCTTGCAAAGTTTCTGGACCTGAATGTTGGTATCCTTGCCTTGATTACTGTAATCCTCCCTTGTTATCACGAACTGGTGATGGTACGTGTATGAATTCTACAatcaataattattattttttcatgaatatTATATTGCTATTTTTTCATAAATATTTTGTTATTGTTCCTATGTCGACTTTGTTTAagcaaaatttatatttttttccttGTCTATCTAGATAACCATATCTCAATTTTCTATGAGGCAAACATTTTGTTTGCCCTATTTTTGATACATTGGTCATTAATTATATTTTAATAATAATTCTGCAAGTGAGTAGCATatgctaaaaaaaataataaaaattatttatttttttaatatatctCTTTGACTTGTAAGATACAGACATAAGGAGTGTCAGATTATGGGTCTCGTGGTTCTTAATTATTTTCCAAACCTATGTATTGATGATAAGGATCTACAAAATAACACGACAATATAGATTTTGGATTAAATACTGCATGCACGATGGTTTCGATAAAATGGCCTTATAGATTTAAGATATGTTTCGTTGGTATCGCATATTTAAAATGAAAGTCGAACAACAACTTTTCGACAATCATTATGAGAAATTACCTATGATAATTATTAATGTAATAACAAACGCCTGgcaataattgtatttaaaaaataaaaaatactaccTCTGCTTCTGGAAAAAAGACactatcactttttcattttaacttatttttaggctaaaatgaaaaagtgatagtatcaTTTTTCCAGAAAGGGAAAAAGTATTAAGTATGATTTGTTTCAATTCTTAATATATTAAGCATTAAGGTTTATTTGCAGCCCCTGCGATGTCTCCCGAAATATCTGAAGCCCCTTCTACGAGCAAAGACATCACAGCACAGCTGGCAAAAGAATTCGGTGCTACAATCGCTGAAGATGTTTTCACAAGCAAAGTAAATACTAAGGAAGGGATGGGTCAACCAATCAAGACCGAagactttttcttttttggacgaCCTTCAAATAGGAAACTTATTCCCAGACAATAATTGGTTGAATGCACCCAACctcaataaaagtaaatcaataaTAAGATTTGTTTATGGAATTATCTGGTTACATGTGTTCGACGCCTTTCCTTGATTATTGTCTCTGAAAACTAATTACCATTTATCTCATCTCTTTTCTCTTTTAAGCATTAATATGTAAATGTCTATTCTTAACATTATGTAATTAGTTTCCAACGATTATTTGTTTACAAACTCGAGGTATGTATTGTGCAATTGGTATATGAAATATGGTCATATACAATATCTATACAAACATGAATCGGAAACTCTTTTATTTATTCAACTTATGTACATGACAAATGTtaaagcatagatcggttgaactcaccaagcgttagtatatcaagtttggttgtcatattttagtatcaaaactcatctagagtcgcttgattaaatactagagtcaacttcgtttaggttagactagaaattctgggaatgttgagacatacaagtattactccaaagatctgaagaatgcgaagaagtaacgaactacaacgacgacatcatccttccacttgaggttagtaatactgacttgaacttgtctcattcctaacgtatctttcaagtcgtgcatattaaaaacataactgcggaAATCTGTgtatattgtatattatactctagtgatgtgacatgatcataatagtatgaccatagtattaaggaactagactatgaagtataacacttatcttttgaacttcgtagaaataacatagacataatcttgtatatattgttatgattatgtgtatgggttatggtgaagatttcatcataggaaacaatgttttacatttttttaaaggaagtacattcaacttgttttgtgaattgaaagggaaatcaataggattattgGTCTTGTTatccattgcatatctttggatgaccaatatgtgtgagttggtagaaccgatcttaacttagtttatgcatcttggtataaccgatcacaatgcctagaattatgatttggtatgaccggtcctgaTAATTggcgtaaccgatcctaagtaatcaccatgtgatggtatgaatgatcattgtaattggtgtgaccgatcataagtgttgtgtgaccgatccttgtaattggtgtaacatgtcctggtaactggtgtgaccgatcacaagtaataccatacgTAGATGAAAccaatccttgtaactggtgtaatcgatcctagtgactagtgtgaccgatcacaagtagttctatatttaggtataaccgatcctagtgattggtataatcgatgtaggatcagaatctcgcagcaataatgcctcagcgaaattatcaacaacacaacactgtcgcagaacaattttagaagtgacataataaacgacgtcaactaaaatcatgagaagaatgtaatgactctgcgaaaataagagagtttgcgagattaatatttttaaggttgcgagaatgtcgcaagacatatccgaaaataaaggacagattagctgtcatccactaggtacttccttataaatagtcgttcaattgtaaaggaaaatgacaggtcttttttgagtaagaaacaagtaaataggagagagaaaatctagagcagtggttattcttgatttctttatcttttcttgtaagattgttcaaagattcatcaataaaattaagatgttaatctaaaaatgagttgagtgttaatgaaatcatatgaggggtgtagtgtaggatttcctgcaactacataatggcgctagaaacagggactattgaagattattctagaaaaaattgaagattaatattgagatttgtgaagatttggagtgattgattaagaattttacataatttcttgcaattcgttaacattgaagaaatggctagaaaaagaaatacatcaaaacaaccaactactgttagaagaagcaatagaattgcgggaagggaaagaagtgaaatgggagactctactagaatgagaagtaatagagaaaatcaaattcaaccaccagttcgaCAAACACTAGTACatgagaggaatacagattatgatagggtgagtatagacacttggcaatcaaattcagtagAAGAATAGCAACAAACCAGAACCAttgacaggtagagagaaatcaagaagcagatgaaggaataattcatggagatgaggaaattggagcgttagaaacgttgagacgaagaatacatgaagaaagaagagctgaggcagaagaacgtgcgaatttaacaagacaaaatcatgaattgaggatggaaaatatgagactacagagtagaagatcgagaagtattagaaaatcatattcaagatcgactagaagagaaatgaggcgaaactcacccacaattaatgctggaaacaatattcaagaagaaatatcaaatcctaatgaagaatatcgcgaaaatagagaaagaactgatgatcgttacgttccacaaaatgaaacttttgatgataggcaaaatggtagaaatcaagagaacagacaacgtcagggacgaaatgaccaagatggcgaaggaaatcgagaggaatgaaggagaattttacatgaaagagaaactcaaagaaatcaacagacgattgaagaagaaattgaaagacattatgctgaacaagcacgtttaatttgcgaacatgaaagattgagagcggaaatgtaagaacaagagcttcaggagacaattctccagaacaatcacgacaatcgagaatgaaggcgtacacaaaaccggaataacggtaatatcaatgaagagtatgatagaatacagaggatggctgaaagacagcgaatggaattaataagaaatgaacaaaatcatgaaggggaaattgagagacataatcatatgcgaattcaagatagagatgagaagagactcgcagaagaagacgagatgaggataatgaagaagaaatgcaaaatttcgcgagagaagaaagacatgaacgcagaagaagggaggcgaaattaaaaagaccaatggatcaaaattcaggtgtaaataaacaaatcttgaaagagttagaagaaatgagaggaatgctaaataatagaggagaagtaggcagaagacaattagatgaagctatagaagaagctgcgaaaactccatttacaagggaagtacaattaggaggaataccaccaaaatgcaatttgccctcattaaccagcatttttgatggaacaacttgtgcaattcaacacattaaagcctacatgaggtgcatgttgcaatgggaaaatcatgatgatgtattatgcaagtatttcgcatccagcttaacaggggggcgttaaaatggttcgaaggtctaccaaagaatacaataacatccttcaatcatatgcagactacattcctgggggcatatataagtaataattcttcgcgacctggtattgaagacgtgtttggattaaaacaaaggattggtgaaagtttgaagcacctaactaaaagatggaggactatgtgtagagaaatggatggccgtgtagatgagagatatcttatattatcatttatcaatgctatgtttgcaaccaacctattgtatgtccaaattttcagaatcaagaatacgatcacactgactgaattgcgagaacttcaagaagaatatattgctctagaggaaaggaaaaatgaaatggaatcatacccagttgtgaacaccagttcacaaacagcgaatgcaagcttattacccaagctaataaacacagtagcgaatactttgcaagtacaacaagagaaggtgacgggtaacaatcaacagaaactggtggctatgggaagccgagatcaagaggagtatgaaggagaaagaaatttctacaatcgtggtggaaataacaagattcaaagactcgatcaaccacaagaaacttatggaggtcaaagacaaaactataatagaggacaaggaggtcacaaggtagtatgggaagaaatcaagatgccacctctaaatgcaagtgtggagaaaatatgggaagctataattttgatggagaatataccaacaccatggaacatgggaacggaaccacctccaaaccacaaaagccatgagttttgttcttatcatcattttcatggagatACAAAAAATGATTGCAaatatgtaaaaagaattattctgagaatgatagatcaaggaaaactaaaccactttttggtagggcacccacaatctcaaccattgccaccaccaccagaacatcacaaagtaaacacgatgaaaaagaaggaagcatttttcatagaagttggtgcaaaagcaaagaatctattttgtcactctatcatacattcatacaagacaactgaagattttcatgacaatgttttgagtagagtgttcgcaagagataacgatggaagagaaattatgaatattgcgaaaatctcgccactaaaggaatggcagaaacagattatttcttttaccgcagaagaaatccccgaaggtgaagaggtacatgataatccattggtagtaaaattagaaattaatacaaaaccgaaagaagatgaggatgatgaagctgaagattcatgggcaattaataggattctaatcgatactggaagctctgtgaacatcttattttatcatacttataaaactatgggaggaagagatgatgatcttataccatcaacatatatgaTATAtgattttaatggtactgccaacaagcctaaaggggaggttactatgcgaattccattgaagggaatatcttcggAAATcatattctgtgtcgttgatgtagagtcaccctacaatgcattaattggtcgaccttggctacatgggattctaggtgtagcttcaactttccaccagtgcatcaaattccctcaccccagcggtataagaatcataaagggagattgggttgaaggaaagaggtgttacgaaactgatatagaatcttgcgaaggaagagcaaacaagaaggaaaattggcgacacaaaatcaaagagacacaaataagtgagaggttga harbors:
- the LOC113333335 gene encoding uncharacterized protein LOC113333335, producing MVIKVILWVFMVMMSTTYIGKTEGYLCYWDCVDACKVSGPECWYPCLDYCNPPLLSRTGDAPAMSPEISEAPSTSKDITAQLAKEFGATIAEDVFTSKVNTKEGMGQPIKTEDFFFFGRPSNRKLIPRQ